In Dermacentor andersoni chromosome 11, qqDerAnde1_hic_scaffold, whole genome shotgun sequence, the sequence TTTTGCGTTTCAAGCAGGGCTTCCGCCAGTtcgctgaaagtgttgctgatgcccagttggagcagtttttcgtttgacgtgttttttggcagatggagagccgtcttgtatgctttcctgagtatcgtgtccgcctgttccctttctcctttggtcatcgcgtggtacggtagcgagtagatgactcggctgacgaccaggctgccgacgagtttgagtgcgtcttcctctttcatgccgtattttttttgggagaccctgttgatcatccggcccacctgctccgtcactttgctcagcaggctgatggtgtgggtgcattttctgctgccctgtagccacatgcccaggatttTGATCATATTCTTTTCCGGGATGTTTTGATCGTCAAGCGTTACTTCCAGTGTTGCTTGGGTGGGGTGTCTACCTACTCTCAGTAATTCGGATTTTTCTGTGGAGCATACCAGTCCCCTCTCTTTGGTGTACTTTTCGACACAGCGCGCAGCCTCTTGtagcttctcttgtttttctcccaGTGAACCTTGCGTGACCCACACCatgacgtcgtccgcgtacatcgcgtgttggatgccctgaatctcgccgagtcgttttgccaggccgatcatcgccacattaaatagcacgggcgatatcacggagccttggggtgtgcctttacacggtgtggagaaggtgtcgcttctcaactcccccagccctaccgttgccgttctgtcggttaggaagtCCTTGACATAGTCGTGTACTTTCcttccgcagttggtgttgttgaggccctccattatggccgcgtggctgacgttgtcgaaggcgCCTTTGATGTCGAGCGCCATCACAACGTGTTCACCCGCCTTGGGCATTGTGTTGAGTACCTCCTCTTTGAGTTGTAGGAGGACGTCTTGCGTCGATAGGTTGGCcctaaagccatacatgctgTCAGGGTACCACCTCCCGTTCTCCAGGTGCTGCTGGATCCTTCTGGTGACTATTCTCTCGtacagttttcccaggcacgACGTAAGCGAGATCGGCCTGAGATTCTCGATCTGTAGTTTCTTGCCCGGCTTGGGTATCATGACCACgacggcgtgtttccattccgcCGGTACCTTCCCTTCTTGCCAGAGCGCGTTGAGGTACGACGTCAGCTGATCGACTCCCTCGTCGCTTAGGTTTCTTATGAGCGAGTTTCGAATCTTGTCCGCTCCCGCCGCTGTATTCTTGGTGGCCGCTCTCACGGCCTCGGTGACCTCCTCTCTCGTGATGGGTCGGTCCATTTTCGGATTTTCTTCACCGAGATAATCTCCTTTGTAACCTTCGATTTGGTCTTTCCGGTAGCATTTTTCTCGGACTTCTTTCAGGAGCTGCTCTTCGCAAGAACCGCCGGTCAGCAAGGTGCAATGTACCATTGCCAATTATTCTGCATCGTCTGAGAATGTCTCGACTACGCTCAAACAGTGGACACCTCAATCCTCTTCGACGCTCCCGCATGCTGAGCCAATTTACGACCTCCTTCGACTGCCGTCAACGTTCCCTGGGACGCGCCACCGGCCTCTCGCACAGCATCGACACCGATTCGGGCGGCTTGCTCTGACAGCGTTCTTATAGCAACTAGGAGATTCTGAACACTGTGTCATCGACTAACAAATGAGCGATATGCTTCAGCGTGGTGCAATCCAGCCGTCTCACAGCCCGCGGGCATCGCCAATCGCCCTCGTAAAGGATAAGGATGGCTCTGTGTGCTTGTGCGTTGATATCAGACACCATAACGAAAATGCGCGCAAATACGCGAAAACGCGAATGGGCGCTGTCCTTGACTGTCCGCAAGGCGCCAAGTTCActtccttttaaagcgaagctttctttcaccACTCCTTCCCATTTTCCGGTCGCTGTTGCTGCTGTGACggtcttgcaacaccaccagatggcgcgcgCCTCCTGGTCTTGCTAAGGTCCTGACCGCGCGCGCTGCTGGGTTTCTTTGAAtactaccagatggcgctcgccgtCGTGCGTCCCGGCCGGCaccgccgcggcagcgtttcacagtttgtgcgcaTGGCACGTGCTCTGCTTGTTTTTccatgcgacaaaaatgcaggtgctgggcccTGGAGGccgcgtgctgggctgtgatttATAGCGTAAACATTCCACTCGTACTGATAACGCTTATAGCTCATGTCGCAACAGCGTGTtcgccacgtatgcagaaggagcacgtaaccACGCGCTAGCGAATTTGCACCAAAGCCTGCATTCATCGTCAAGGAAACCCAGGCCCAAAATAAACGTCGCCCGGGctaggagcgtcttcgctacgtaCTGAAAGCGTGGCGAAGAACCtgaatgtatgtatacaatgtatacatgcAATTATAATATTAATCGAATTACTTGCAGCCCCATAATTCGAatgaagtttaacacttctgtcaCGGCGCGATGTACCAAGTGTCCTCTCAGAATTTTTAAACAACGACGCACAACAACGCGTAAAGCAAGCACGTTTCCCTGTGTTTTCTGTGGACTACGCTGACAAACAGCAAAGTTTcgcgcaaggtaacatttaagaCCAACTCACAACTATCGTGTTGGactggaagcagaagaaatggcgCCGAATCGCCGCCAATATCACCGTTAGTTATCCTCAATCAAAGCAAAGAGCATACAATACTTTGCTTACATTGATTCAAACAGCGCGTGGGATCCGTATATATTGCTTAGGACTTAAGATCAGTCATGTTGAAACATTTGTCTGTGCCGAAACGAAGGGGAAACTTCAAGCTACAGAAATTTTAAACATacacagagggacgagagccaaatatcccctACCGCACAAAAatctaacgaaggaggaagcaacgagttggcgcagattgcagacaaactccttcccaaatttatacatcctaaacaaaatgttCCCAACACAACACAGAGACATctgcccatggtgcggggccacacccaCATCCTATCATGTCACATGagaatgtaaacacaatcaatcattccaccaacacaataacccgagtgcgcagcaatgggagagtcggcttaccagctgcgagctcacggcccaaagggccttagtgcagcacgctagtgaggtagctaggctcagtggagccctggaatatgggtccacccttgccggaagaggctccaagtcgccggcgcccaagaagacgacggaaaCCTCGAGACGCTCAATCCATgaaagaaccaaataaagtttctctctctctctctctctctctcaagctaCCGACGCCGACGACTCTTCTTCAGTGTCATCTCCTGCCTGCGCCAACGAGTCACGGCGCCTACAGCGCCATTGCCGGCGACCCTCAGTCCTCCAACGTTGCCAGACGCATTACCGAGGCGCTCTTTGCGCTGCGTCGCAATAGCTGCTTGCGTGCGCCATGACGTCAACACATCGCCTCCCGCGAATCATTAGTACAGGGTCCGAGAAGCTTCAGGGCGACGACAGACCTTGCTAACGCTTTCATTGTTTTGCCCCGGGGCCGAATCTATGCCAACTTGCAATTAACAAAAAACAACGACTCAGTTTCATCGACACGTTTGCTCAGCTTCTCTTAAACTGCGTCGCAGCCGTTCTGCAGGTCATGTACAGCCATGGTTGTCTGTAGCGCCATGCTGCTGTCGGTGGTGCTGATTTCCGGCCTGCTGATCTTCAGCTGGCGACTCGGAGCAGCGTCCGTGTGCCGCACCAAGCCCTGCCTAGACTACGCGCGTCTCCTCGCCGACTCGGTGAACAAGTCGGTGAACCCCTGCGCGGGCTTCACGCGATTCGTGTGCTCCGGATGGCGGCGACGCAACCAGCTGTCCGTTCACGACGAGTGGATGATGTCCGACCTGCGCCACTTGTCCCAACTCATTCGCTCCGTGCGCGTGCCTCGCGAGAGTCAGGACGCGCTGCAAAAGGCTGCAGTGTTCCTGCGcagctgcgaagctgtgcgaaaTGGCGACGTGGACGAAATGCCTAAGGTAACCAAAAAATTGTGGGCTTTAACCTTCTGAAAGCTCGCTGTCGGGCttgaggaacaacgtacagtggGAGGATTGCCGGTTAATTTCGACGAGCTGGGGTTCTTGCAGCTAAATCACGATCGTTTTGGGGGTTTCTTCGTCATCTAAACGCGATCGCCGTTGCGAGTAACTGAACGCGCATAACCTCGGGCTCAGCACCATGCCGCCGTTGCAAACTGAACTGCCGTGAGGTCTCAAGGTCTTCGTCAGAAATACCTTATATTTGCGTGCTTGTCAGATATGCATGCACATTCTGAATAAACTCGGCCAACTAGGCTAACGTGGCGCGTGGAAACCAGTGTCGTTACAAGCAGTCGTAGGTAAGATTATAGATCTAATGCAGGCAACAAGCACAAAGAAAAGATATATGAGCCCAATGTTAGGCTACAATAGATATAGGAACCTTGATAAGATGAACCACGCAAGGTGACTGTCGCCATGCCTATTCAAAGTCAATGCATTTATAGAACGAAATCAGTGGATTCGAGGCGTGATAGACTGACAGCAAATATGAGCGGCAGCAGAATATAGGCGGCCGTTGATGCATTTACGCTGCAACCGCTATAGTGTGGCTACCAATGCCAATGATATAAACGCTGGTGGCGTTCTTAAAACTAAGAGCAAAAAGTTATGCTGTTAAGAGTCCCGAAATTGCACATTGGGTTATGACGGACGCCTTATTAGAGCGCTCTTTAATAATTATGAGTACCTTGGATTCTTTATCGTGCACTGAAAATGCAACACAACGACATCTTTTGCCTTCGACACCTCTCGTAATGCGGCTGTGCCGGCCTCGAATGGCACCATGGACCTTGTGCTCACCAGAGCAGAGCCTTAGCCAGTGATCCACCGCGACGGGTTGCGCAAATACTAACACGGGTCCATCACCCATAGTGCTCTGAAAGAGTAAATTTATTCCTTCAAACTTTTGCATTCACCGAATCATTGCGCTCGTAAAATTATCAGACCACCTTTGTTATCGTTTCAGGTGAAGGCTGCGCTGTTACAAGCAGGCATCGTGTGGCCTCTCCTGCCCGGCGACTCGGACTCGGTGGACGTTCTTCGCACGTGGCTGCACAGCTGCCTGAGGCTCCGTTGGAGCAGCGTTCTTCACGTTTCCATCCGGCGGTACCGAAACCCCACCGTGATCTTCCTGGAACCACTCCGAGAGTTCCTCCGCATCGCGGAAAGGCACGAACAGTGGGTCCATGATCTGGAGGAAGCCGAACGCTACTTCAACACCCTCAGGTCAACGTTGCACCTGTTGTTGTCAATTAAGATCTAGAGCTGTATTGCAAACCAGTTCTGTGAAATCCTCTAGCACAGGGGGAATGTCATGAGAGGAAAAATCGCCATGCACCCAATTTTTCAGCAcagagctacaaaggaaacccgcacgtatttctcagaaagaaagcttcgcagttcagGAAAATTTCGTCATGGTCTGGGAGTCGAACCCCGTACAAGCGCCTTTCCGTGGCTGTCGGTCTGCCATCTGAGATAACGAGGTGGCTATCAGATCGGAGTGCGAAGGCGAATTCATgcacaactcgaagcaaagggaaATTGAATATTGCAAATCAGTTCCGCAGAACTAGAGATCATGGTAAATAATCTTCTAGAATTTATAGCATGATTAATAGGCGTTCATTCAGAGTCACTCCATATTGCAGCCCCGTGTAGAAGCCGGGCATAGCTGAGTCTTCCTGCTCTCGGTTGGTGAAAACAAAACTGATTTCTTCATCTCGCGCGAAATTAGGTAGTCACACAATGAGCTTGCGATTGTGCAGATACTTCCCTCTCTCAATACTACATTAGCGCACTGAGTCTCAAATTGGGCGACTAATATCGTAGGAAGAGTAGATTttggtaacaataaaaataagagTTCTCATCGGGCACAATCTGCTGCAACTTTCTAATATAACATTGTAACGTAATGGCAAGCATCgttcttcttatatatatatttatgaattttgttttacttcacttGCACTGAACAAACTCGAACAACTTGGACTGAACAAAAATCGCGAGTAAGTGTAAAAACATGGACAGCATAGCTGGTATAAGATTCGAAATGAAATTAATGGCACTTCAACTGTGAAGGTGCTGTATATCTAGGAAGGCAACCCTTGGTCAACAACGTCGAACTGTTCGCGTGTAGCATTCGGATTGCTTCAGTAGGCACTTCTTGTCAGCTTAAAGACCTTACTATCGCTACGTAGACTTTTCCATGAAAAGGGTTGTTTGGGTGAAACATTAAATTTATGTCAATGAACGGCAACAATACACAAGTGGTTCATTTTAATTTAATTCTACGTTACATATCATGCTCAACTTCCGCTCTTTTCTTCGAGGAGGTACATGAATAATAGCAGTGGGTGCACCTATATTATTTTCGTACGGTACGCCGGTAGTGAAAACCGGAAAATCGGCTACTAAATACTTAAGCAAACTGGTGACACATTTTCTGCATTAGGAAATGAAAAACGAGTATGCCTGCCGTATACTAATTATAATGTACATTTTACTAATGTAGCCACGTGAAATGCAAATGATGACACTGAAATTCCCAAAAGGTAAAATGGCTTGGAGTTCATTTCGCCGTCGCAAGTGAGTCAAGTAACCGTGAGTACTTTTAACTAATGAGGACAGAAGGGCCCAAATCACGCCAGCGTCCACCAAACTGCATCAGTGTGCTATCAGGCAGGGTCAACCGAATTGTCGTCTGCGTTCGAGCCGCCGTAAAGTGTGGGCTGGGCATGAACTTTCCGGGCGTCTCGAACGTAAACTAACCTCCCTCTCGCGGGCGACGCGTAAAGGCAATAATCCTCACGACGTGGCACCAGAGCATCGCCGTCGGCGTGTCGTCTGCGAAACAATGAGTTGCGATTCTGTACTGGGCGAGTAGCATTTGCACAGCACTTTTAACACGCAtggtaaaaaaaattttatttccgTAAGACTGAAAGTGTGCGTTATAATGCAGCAAGCGCGGTAATAGATTATTTGGTCCACCGTGCTGTTCCTTGTTCGTGATACGGATCTGCATTGCCATACGCAGGCGGGAGTTTCTCAGCCTTACCGAGTCGTCGGCGAATGAGACCGACGGCACCGTGAGCTTCACCGCCACCAACCAGATGGATACGACGTACCTGCGCGCGCTACAAGAGGCAACGGGCTTTCTTTCGAATTACAGCAGGCTCGACCCAGCGGAGATATTCGGCACCGTGCCGAGCCTTACGCGGGAGCGGTGGCTGGCGGAGCTTAGCCACAACGGTGTCGACGTCTCGGAGGACATCGTCTTTGCATCGACCAAGCCGGGTTTCGTGAGAACGTTTCTAGCGCTCTGGAAGGACCGCGGCGAGCGCGAGACGCACCTGTTTCTCTCCTGGTGCACCGTGCAGACGGTCGCGTTGTACACGAACCGACGTCTGCTGGTCAACTTCTACCAACGGTAAACGGCGAatcacacgcgcgcgcacgttgTGTAGGGTCGGTGCTTGTTCGGTCTCGACGATAGGCGAAACTGCGCAAGATAGAAAAGGAATCTCCGCAGGTGTGTGCTAATCCGAGCAAGTCATACATCTAAGACCAGCAATGCTGTACAAAATAGCTCTCCCACCCTTAGGAAGTCCTTGGGCTCTGTTCTGCCATAGCTTGGTATTGCCAAAGATTTTTCAAACGTGCCTCTACACCCGGTGGAATTCATTCCCTCTAACCAAGCATTTCATTGTTTTTCGCTATGTTTGAGCTTTCTGCAGAGGCCCAAGTTCTTTCTCTTATTCTTTAAAATTATTAAAAGAACGGCATGGCACCAACGTATTGAAATGAAGAGATGCTTATCTTTATCACAGAGAAAAAGCCCCGACGCCATTCCTAAAACGTGATCAATTTGCGCCACTGCTAGCTCAGCTCCAGCGATGAACCGGTGCAACGCAATCTGTTAAAAAATTCGAGGTTACACAATAATCTTGACTACTTgataaaaaaagtaaagaaaccgCGCCAAGAAGTGTTTGTGTATTTCAATGAGCTATCCTTAAGGTACCCTTTATTGTGTGGGCCTTAGTAATTACGCTTCCAAGCAAATTTGGGGCTACGACCAAAGCAATACTGCTGGCTGTTCCCTGGAGGACATTTCACATCGACCAAAGTGTCGCGATTTCACGAAGATCCCTTCATAAGCTTCCCTGAAGATTTAGCCGGAGATCTGCACGCACCTTTATTTAGTTCTTGCGACCTTTTTCTTCTCATCTTGGCTGTTTCGCTGGCGTTGAACAGATACTAATTATACAGGCTTTTGCGAATATGATTTTATTTTGATTCGCAGAGAAGTCGAAGCGAATAATAATTAGCATTGGTTAATTTCGAAGCGAATCGCTCGAACAGTTGTGGGATTTTACTAAATCTTCCACATAAGAGCCGGATGTTGACAATCTACGAAAGTTTGCGAAAAAAAAGGCAACGTGTTCGTCTCCTGAGGCGGTTCATTTTCTAAGGGTCATTATTGGGGTATTTACACGCAAATATGCAtgttcaacatttcttgcaattGCAGTTTTACAGTAAGTTTGTGTGCATGTTCCCGCTAACTTTTGTGCTGGTTGAGACAGCGCAGCGTAAGCACTTCGCGTTCATCCGTCGTGAGTGGTCGAAATGCTGTGAAGTGCAACGTTGAATGACGCCAGCAGTTTACGAAGTGTTGCGGCGATTGAGCTGCATGCTTTCAATCTACTCGACTACCTAAGGGATGCCATTCTGCAATTGCACAGACGACAAAGAAACGTAATTGTAAGAAGAAAATTGATATGTGATTTATATGTGAATTTCCTCTCGTGGTGTTGTTTCACAGCAGCATAACCAATATTGCCAAGAAACCATCTTTAGGGCAAAAATCTCCGACATCGGCGTTGCCAAAAAGGTGGGTTGCAGAGCAGCTGACCAAAGTATGACGCTGATGATTCATGCATCTGCGAATTGAGACGGTTATTTTAGAAATCTTGGGGCGTTGTATGTAGTTATTTGCGTGAGTTATGTAGTTATGTAGTTATGTAGTTATTGCTTTCTTGTTTCCGGGGTGTTGTAATTGGAGACGCGGCTTTACGCGGGCAAATGCGTATGCTTGTTCATTTCGTACACTTGAAAACCTAGAATACCTAAATTGAAGCCGATGCGAACATTGATTAGCACAATATTCGATTGAATATTCGAGACTATCTAATATTCACTCATGTGTACCAATTTGGTATGTATTTTTACATGCACCCGACTCGGCAGCCGTACGTCTACGTTTACTATAAGTTGGGGCATTGTGTTTGACTGGTTATATTTATACAGTCGTTGAGTCAGTGGGTACAAGTGCGCCCTTGATGCCATATTGACGCATCTGTCCTCTAAGTTCGAAAACTTGAAAGCTACGAAAGAAATTGACGCAATTCCTTGAGGGCTTTGGCGATTCCTTTGCACCTACAGCACACGACATTGAGTCCACACTTCTTGCAATCCACAGTTAGTCATCCTCTCGTTTGGTTCTTTCACATTTCTAGCTTGCTCACGCAGTCTATCATTCATGGATTGACCTGACCCTCTCAGGAAAAACAGGCTACATGCAAAGGGTATCCGGTAAACACTTTATTGTGTTGATGTCATAAAGAAGTTCCATAAACTTCGTCCCTGCACGGAGCATGGGCTAGCCATGCATCGTAAAAACTGTGGAAGCGGAGCCCTGTTTCATAAGTACCCAATCAACGAAGAAAGAAATACACGAATGTATAGACAGGATTGATTAATATAGCTTGCAATTTTTTCTACTTAGATTACACATGAGCCACTGTAGCGACAATATCATCAATCGCGCTGTCAGCTAACGTATCTGCATTCTCGATGTGCAGCACGCATGTAGAGCAAGCAGTATGTCTACCAATATCATCAGTGTTTGCTGTGTCATGTATGAAAACGATAACGAGTTTTCAAAATAAAACTGCCCAATTAGTACCAAGTGTGTATTCTTAGAGCGTGTTGCTGGCCAACTTTGTTCACATTCCCAGGATTAACAAGGTTTGCGCTCGTTATGCCTCTGCTTTCCTCCCGTCTAAGGTGTGTTCTTGTGCAACATCCAAGCGTGTGTATCATTTGCGTCTATCTTTTGTATTCGTTCTACACGCACTGTGACACATGTAAAGCTTATAATCGTGCACCGAGAAGTACAACGAGCAGCGCTTAAAAACCTTCGTTCGTCACCGTTAGCTTTCAACCCACGTATTTGTGACTAAATGAATTTTCTCGGCGCAGCGAAAGCAGCGCCAACGTGTACCACGCAGCCCTCTGCCTGAGCAAGGCGTACCTGCTGTGTGGCAGAGACCTCTTTGGCAAGTACTTCCAGGATGTGCTCTCGGAGCCGGAGTTGCGCGCCGCCCAGCGGGTGGTAGCTGGTACCCGCCACGCGTTCGCGAGCCGACTAGAGCGGTGGCAGTACAGGGATGATAACATAACCCTGGTTGAGGACTGGCAATCAACCGACATCGCCCTCGGGTACTTCGACCCACTCAATCAGCAAAATCCAGGCCTGGTGAGGAATTATATGATTTCGTTCCCCTAAGGCAGCAGTTCTGGCGCGATTAAATTACGAAGAAGCAAACTTCAGGCAGAACCAATCCTTTGGTGAGGTATATCGTCGTTGATGCGATTTGCATTCAAGGGGCGGTGGCAGTTACACAGCCGTACATGCCGCCACACACAAATGAAAGCGCCGATGGGTGAGAGCACGTGCGCGTTTTTCTGGCGAAAGTACGAGATTGTGGCAGATTTCGCGCACTGTAAAAACTAGGAGGTGTTTAAATTCGTTACGCATTGGATCTTTTACTGTTATCGAAGCCAAAGTAGGTTGACTTCTATGGGAAACGGCCTCAGCTAAGGCAAAACGCGACTCCTTAACATGATTCAGCGTAGAGACTAAATGGTAGAAATTAAAAGGAATAATATTATGAAGAGCTACACACCTGGCACGTGTTGCTTTATGTCCTCGTTTGTTCCATGTACGTACGAGTATGATCCTGAAGGTCATAATTTAAGTGTACTCTAGTAATTGTTTTAACGAGTCTAGTAACGTTACTCGAGATGACTGTATTACGCTTTTGCACAGGCGAAAGTACAGGCGCGATAACGGCAATCGAGTAAACATTAATTTCACCCTGCGAACACTGCATGCTGAAAGTTTTTACATTCGGGACAATGCAATATTAATGAGTGTATTTCGCTTCATTGGCTACAAACCGAAATATGGAGGCCGAAGTCGGTGCACTTTCTAACACTGTACGGGCGTCGCTTCCCCTACAAAAACatgtataaaaaaataaagaatcacAAATGACTTCTTCACACAGGTGTCACCTGATGTGATTTCAAAGCTACAGCTGAAGGCACTGCAGCATACAGACCCAGTGAAATAAAATGTAAATAATTGTCTCTCGAAATTATATGCAAACAAGACTTGACATAGCAATAAAAGGAATTAAACTATCGACAAACCACCTTATAAAGTAAAGGTCTGAACTCTAAGATCGCGTACACACTCAAATGAAGGTGGGGTATGGCTAGCGCATGTGAGCTTCGGTACTGCTACCTACTTGATCTACGTTTAATGGGTGAGGTAATGTACAGGTCAGCTTTGCGATTCCACAATATTTCTGCCTTGATGTTTCAAATAGGTATATATGTCGAATTTGTATGTTGACGCGATATAATAGAGCGTAGGCACTTTAGCTTTTAGGACTTTTCCGTATCAACCGTCTCCTAGATATCGTGCCTAAGAAATCTTCAAGAAGATGCATTCAGGGAAAATGTTACAGTTATGAGCTCCTTGCGAAAATCTGGTGGTGTGACTAGCCTGGTGCTCGCTGTGTTAATAGCGCCACACTAGTCCATGTTATAGCACCTCACATTTACTCCGCTTTATGGTGTAAGTTTGGCAGGTTAGTTGGCAGACACGGTGGAGCATGCATTAAACATTCGTTGGCTTGATTCTCATCCCCGTGTCTGTCTGCGGCCccttagcagcgcaaccctaAACCACACACTCACGCCATACCAACGAGCCTCCCCTCTAATGACAATTTAAGCTTAAGAAATTGACGTTTCGTTACGTACTGTAAATACAGTGCAGGTAAACTACTTTCCAATCGCATTGGTTACGTCACGACCACGCCTTCGCAACCACACCAAGTTCGTGAGCTCTGAATGCTGTTCAATCAATAAGCACGCTTTTGTTTCTCAGCTTTTCGACGACCCTTTGCGTGCCTCCCGTAGTACCACCGTGACCTGATGTCTTGCAGCGTTTGTCGCAGCAGCAGACGGCGGATGCCACGTGCACGCGAGACCTGGGCGACTCCCTGGTGGACAACATGCGGTTGGCCTCGATGGGTCACGTGCCGGAGGGCCACCGTTGGATCGCCGAGCAGATAGAGCACGCCGATTGGTTCGTGCTGATCCCGGGAAAGGACCTGGCGCTGCTACCGTACGCGCTCACTTTTCCGTGGCTCAGCGAAGGCGTCCCGCGGTACATGAACCACGGTGGACTCGGTGGCCACGTCGCCTGGGCGCTCAGTGCGCTGTTCCTCAGCGGGTAAGCACGTGCAAGCCGTGTAGCGTGGCCTGGTTCAACTCGTGCACTTCTAATTTCGTTCCGCTGAGGTTAGAGCAATATGAGAGGGAAAAAGTATTTTCAAACATTCTTGACCTGCCAGAATGGAACAGTGCTCGCTTTGAAATCGCAATGTGTGTGACGCGGCGTTCCGTAATTTGGAATATTTCTTGCGGTTAGTATTCTGATGATACTTCATGCATTTTCTCGTTTGTCTGTTGAATCTTGTGCGAATATATTATCACTCCCGCGCTACGTGCGGTCTATGCGATGGCGTCGCTTGTCCAGCGAGGAGCGTGCGGAAGAATTCCGGCGGCATACGCTCCTCATACACGACGcgtttcaccatcatcatcatcatcatcatcatcatcatcatcatcatcatcatcatcatcagcctggttatgcccactgcagggcaaaagcctctcccatacttctccaactaccccggtcatgtactaattgtggccatgttgtccctgcaaacttcttaatctcatccgcccacctaactttctgccgccctctgctacgctttccttcccttggaatccattccgtaactcttaatgaccatcggttatcttcccttctcattacgtgtcctgcccatgcccatttctttttcttgatttcaactaagatatcattaactcgcgtttgttccctcacccaatctgctcttttcttatcctttaacgtt encodes:
- the LOC140213990 gene encoding endothelin-converting enzyme-like 1 — protein: MVVCSAMLLSVVLISGLLIFSWRLGAASVCRTKPCLDYARLLADSVNKSVNPCAGFTRFVCSGWRRRNQLSVHDEWMMSDLRHLSQLIRSVRVPRESQDALQKAAVFLRSCEAVRNGDVDEMPKVKAALLQAGIVWPLLPGDSDSVDVLRTWLHSCLRLRWSSVLHVSIRRYRNPTVIFLEPLREFLRIAERHEQWVHDLEEAERYFNTLRREFLSLTESSANETDGTVSFTATNQMDTTYLRALQEATGFLSNYSRLDPAEIFGTVPSLTRERWLAELSHNGVDVSEDIVFASTKPGFVRTFLALWKDRGERETHLFLSWCTVQTVALYTNRRLLVNFYQRESSANVYHAALCLSKAYLLCGRDLFGKYFQDVLSEPELRAAQRVVAGTRHAFASRLERWQYRDDNITLVEDWQSTDIALGYFDPLNQQNPGLRLSQQQTADATCTRDLGDSLVDNMRLASMGHVPEGHRWIAEQIEHADWFVLIPGKDLALLPYALTFPWLSEGVPRYMNHGGLGGHVAWALSALFLSGYARSRDAVNAIIRVIETANKASRPSDVGGPDRIVQILRTLALDVSYDAYRAAGALESDKHLEGFEGYGTAAMFFIASCYALCRGSDTVLPFAGAECDETFRNVEGFGNAFGCELGSAMNPSNKTALM